The window atgagagatagtgaacctaaagcacgcctgaagcgtggtaggcctttgggttctaaggatcaaaatcctcgaaaaagaaaatcgacaaatgatcaaaacgatactatgaagggatctcctgaagagacccaaaatctgattagttctgagattcctcaAGAAATCAATGAACTCGAAGCTtatgtgagtgaggaacttttaataagtccgatcggtgatgggattaatttaaatcgatctgaaatagtggtggataatatttttgcatataatgttgcacttaatattatgcaagataatgAGGATCTTGAACTTCGATCTGTcaaagaatgtcgacaaagatctgattggccaaaatggcaagaggcaattcaatcggagttgaagtcacttgctaaaagagaggtctttggaccagtagtccaaacacctggtggtataaaaccagttggtcaaaaatgggtttttgtgcgaaaaaggaatgataaaaatgaagttgaaagatacaaagctcgccttgttgcacaaggattctctcaacgacctggagtcgattttgatgaaacatattcacctgttatggataccataacatttcgatatctcatcagtttagcactacatgaaaagctggaaatacatctaatggatgtagttacagcttatctgtatggttcacttgataatgaaatttatatgaaaatccctgaaggatttaaaatgcctgaagcaaaatctcaggaaattTATTCAATCAGATTATAAAGAtatttgtacggtttaaagcaatcttggcgcatgtggtataatcgccttagtgaatatttgctgaaagaaggttacataaatgatgtaatttgtccatgtatttttataaagaaaatggcatcagaatttgttatacttgctgtttatgttgatgacaaaatcttgttggaactccagaagagctccaaaaggcaattgaatatcttaagaaagaatttgagatgaaagatcttggaaagacaaaactttgtcttggtctgcaaattgaacatttagcagacgggatctttatccattaATCTGCCTATACataagggtcttaaaacgcttttacatggacaaagcgcacccattgagtacaccaatggttgttcgatcacttgaagtgaataaggatttgttccgacctccagaagaggacgaggaactccttggtcccgaagtaccctatctcagcgcaattggtgcactaatgtatcttgctaatgctacaaggcctgacatagcattttctattaatttactagcaagatatagttcttctcctacatggagatattggaacgggattaagcatatattgcgatatttaaagggaactcttgatatgggtttgttttatgctaacaaaaatagtgcagaccttgttggatatgcagatgcaggttatttatctgatcctcataaagctcgatctcaaaccggctacgtatttacatatggaggtactatcatatcatggcgcttcacaaagcaatctattgttgctacttcttcaaatcacgctgagataatagctattcatgaagcaagtaggaatgcgtatggttgagatcagtaattcattttattcgagaaaaatgtggtttggaatgtgagaaaagacccacaattttatacgaagataatgctgcatgcatagcccaattgaagggaggatttataaaaggagatagaacgaagcacatttcaccaaattattctacacacacgatcttcagaaaagtggtgatattgatgtgcaacaaatccgttcaagtgataatccaacagatttattcactaaatctttgccaacttcaacttttgagaagatggtatacaagattggaatgaggagactcaaatatttgaaacaaggttttcatcagggggagtaaaatacgcgatgcactctttttcccttactaaggttttttttccatggggttttccttataaggtttttaatgaggcacctagcaatgcgtcttactaaatatgtgtactctttttccttcactggatttttttcccacgtgatttttcctagtaaggttttaatgaggcacattatcttttaatgaacatccaagggggagtgttataaatatattatattatggatgttcatttagtactccgttgtaaataagcttcctgaagaagcttatccatatgggactccaccgtaaatatatttatctatttagtactatattggaaataagcttcctgaagaagcttatcacttcggtacccggttatggataaatattaccctcggtagaagattatccatatcgggtataataagtttatcctttcagtacccagttatggataaacattacctccggtagaagattatccataccgggtataataagcttatcctttcagtacccagttatggataaacattacctccggtagaagattatccatatcgggtataataatcttatcctttcagtactccgttatggataaacattgctctcagtagaagattatccatatctggtatagtagcagcttacacagcagtttCCTTTCTTcaataaatagaagagatttcagttcattatgtacatcagtttgaattcgaataatatatcagatcctctctatacttgtctttactttatagtctttattttataacatgatCGACATCGTTAAAAATTCAAACACTTGAGCTTTAACCCTATGGAGTTAAATTGGAGTTGGGATTTTGCAACTCTATAATAATTCGTAAGTGTGTCAAATGGGCGTGTTGGATCAATTTTGGACGGGTCAAAACGGGTAGAGTTAATAATTGGGTGGGTCATTTGACCAGCCCAAAAGttacttgggctaagatgggTTGGGTCAAGATGGACTAAAATTCGGGTCATAGCCCAACCTGCCCAACTCTTATCAAGCTTTACTTAATATGtgttattttcttatgaattgtgtaattactaaataattttttttttcttttgttatgatcatatataacatatcaaactaaaaaaatattatttctaagatattttgataaagttactcatggatcaatttgggctaaaaatcttTTCAACATTAAATGGGTTGGATCAAAATGGAATGAGAATAATAAACGGGTGGGTCAATGACCAACCCAACCTTGAGCGGGTTGGACGGGTCATTTGGGCTGGGGCTAAGATTGACCGCCCTAATAATTCGTAATCCTCTCCCTCCCTTCCAAGTAATGTGGTAGCTAGAATTTCACTTTGCCCGAGTTTACAAAAGAAAGGAAGAAtattttgaaacttgtaatcttaAACTTCACATGATATTTTTATGGATATAAAAATGccaataaaagtaaaataaaaaattataaattatatcGTTTTCATATAGAGAAAGATGTCATTCTTTTGGGAATgaactaataagaaaataatgtcacataaaatagaataaataattttttttaataatacgcAAATATATTAGTAGTCGAAATTAGCAGTAGTATCATAACAGTAGTTGTATCACAACCGTAGCAGTACCTCTGTAGTCTTACTAGCAGCTAGGGGTAGCAAACAGGCGGCAAACGGGTGGGTCGTGTTGGATATGAGCGGGTCAAAATGAGTAAtgcaaaaacaaataaattatcCGAATTGGCCCATATTTAATAAGAATAGAAAATGGGTTAACCGTCGAATAATATGGATAACCATATTATctatgacttcttgaatatgatcaatTTGGGAGAATTCCTAACTCTCAAACTTGAGGAATTTCCAATTTGAGTCTTatcaaatataaaagttaaacacattacttatccattttctaagtgaataatatggttcttatctatATTTGACCCGTTTAAAAAAGGTTCATTATCTATCCTATTTTTTAATAGATTATATGAATGGATAATTATTTTCTATtatccattttgccaccactgCTAGCAGCATAGCCTCCAAAATGGTTGTGGAAATTCAGACCATGGCTAATAGAGACAGtgccttggagtcaccttctgCTATTTTATCTCTATTTATTGTTTATCTCGTATTAGACACTAACATATTATTCAAACTGTTCTATTATTATGTTACttctttagatgctcgtgacttatattaccaatttttgaaagatctttAAAGAATCGAAAAGGTATTGATAAGTAAATTCAATACTTAAAATTACACGTGCCGATGTAGAAATATAGTCGTAACCATTGGTTTGGGCGACTAGATAACTTCCCTTGGGCCACGCAAAAGCCCATCTCAGTGGCCACCCAAATGTCCAAATGGTTATTTAATGCTTTAGGTAGACCTATTTTATAAATTTATCTCAGCTCAATTTTAGGTGAATTTTATAGTTGAGGAATAGGGTCAAGAAGACGGGTTAGATTATAATTCAAGTGAATATATTTGAATatcacaaaataaataaaaaaaaagaataagataaAAGACAGAGAAGAAAAGTTTGGGCTGTTGGGTTGGGCTCTAAAGTAAAATTGGGTCTTTGTAACTTACAGGTAACTGAAGTAAACTGATTTCTCAAGGCCCAAGGAGAAAAAAAggaggggtattatcacttttaaccCGCACCAGAAAGTGTTTGCATCTGGTAGCCGAAAaaatgtataatttttgtatataacataaaatatatatatatatatatatatataaaaatatatattttttcgactattatttttacagaggttatacagtgtcattttctcaaaaaaggAATTAAGAAGGGTTAAAAAGGTTAAATTGTGAAAAGTGGTGAAAATTGGATAGAATTGCTTCAAAGAAACTTCAATTAAAGAGCAAGATAGTCTTGCTTTTAACTTCTTATCTAAACAATATCTCCTTTTTTTCCTCAACATGttaactaaaaagtcaaaaagaaaattAATACTCTTAATTTTTCCACCAGAAGAAGacttgattttgttttgttttcgcCTTTGAAGGGATAAAAGAAATATCAAAGGCAAAATCATTTTTAGCCCACTGCCGTTTATATCTTCTAGCCGTAAAagtgtataatttttttttttgtatatatcatagataaatgtatatatatatacaaaaaatatatacattttcgactattattttgaggGCGGctatacaatgtaatttttttttcaaatatatatcAACTTGACACAATTTTAACTAAGTAAAACATGTACATCATATGAttaatttgaaccataccaaatttaataTGAAGCTCAAACCTCCACAACTACTAGATACGACTAGAAAAATAAGCTTTTGATATTCCACatattcaaaaaaattatttttttgcagAAGCCTAATTTTCCTCTTTCTTCAACTTCATGAAGTATCAATATGGTGTTTATCAATCAAGTCAAAAAGTTCATCCCCAATTCCAAAACCAAGCATTCTTGCCATATCTTTTGTCTTCAGCCTTGGCATTGGAATCTCATTTTGCTTCAACCAAGAATATACCACAAACACCTTATTCATCACAAACAACTCCAATGCCTCTGGATTGAATACTACCCCCATTTTCATACTCATCTGCCAACAAAAAGtttgaatattaaaaaaaaaaaaaaaagaactgtcAATAAAAAAGCATGAATTAAAAGAAAACGCCGCCTTTAGTTTAATTGAACGAAAGCTTAGTGCTATGTGACCAAGAGGTCACTGTTTGAAACCACCTCttccaaaaatacaaaaagaattaacctaaatagtcgtTCACTCAACTGTTTAAACTAAATATAACTGGTGAAGTGAAATATGTGCATAAttcatgtataatttatgtataatcatgtataatcagtatataatttatgtataccggCTAAGAAAATGAAACAGTGAATTCAGCCAATTATTTGCGTAGAGATCCCTAAATACAAGAAGAAGCATACAATAGTCCTaatgatttgatatttttgagaacCCGCCCATAGTACAAGCTTAGTATATTGAACTGCCTATTGTTTAATTTAATCAAGAATTAAATATCTGCTAAAATATGctaaaataaattaattgtaTAAAAGAATTACACTATCAAGGTTCAAATACACtaattgtaattatataaaaGTCTTTTACAATcaatgtatataagttaaatccgaAAAGAAAAGGGCTGCATTTAATATAATTCAAGAAGTTTATACCTGATGGGGTACCAACATTGCTGCATAACGTGCAAGTTCTCCAGCTCTCCAATCCAATAAAACTGGCAGCCATGGATAAGTAGCATCTAGCCGAATGAACCATAGTCGTATATCTGGAAATTCTGATAATTCCCTTGGATCATATTTATCTTCTCTTTTGTAATTGATTGTAAAACCAATTGTCCTTTCCAGAAACTCCTTTGGCTTGGCTATTACAATTTTGCAACATTATTAGCATCATAACACTGTCGTAATCCAAAATTGGAACAAGATTACGACTTATAGGTTATGGGTTCGAGCTGTAAAAACAGTCATTAATGTTTGTATTAGGGTAGGTTTCCTGCATCACACGCGTGATGCTTTGTGCACTGGACTGCTTTATATATTTTATGATTCTAttggaaaagatgaaaaagaaggaatctatttaaaaaaattattaagtttttaATTACTCTTTTGTTCTAACATATATTTTCTCCTATTCTTTCTATTTGTcactttaaatattaaaaaaaaattgctacTTTAAAAAGTCGAGAAcacattaatttttttaattttacccTTGTCCTGTCTGGAAAACCAATAGATAATTGACCATTttatacctattttacccttaatattTTCCAATATTTATAATAGTCAAAGTTAgtttttcaataataataataattaggaGTAATATAGTAAAATTACCACATTATTTGTCATTTCTTAAGGGGCGTGTCAAGTCAATAGTGGACAGATAAACTTACACGGATGAAATGCATTGAAAAGTCGAGAAggcattaatttttttaattttacccTCACAATCCCAAGAAAACACATAATCATTAATTACCCgcttaaataaagaaataaagataatatAGCCAAATTAACCATATGATTAATTAGTGTGATACATACCAGATAAGGGTGATGATAATCCAGTTGCATTTTGAAATGGGGATAAATCAAGACGTTGAATAATGTCATTATCTATAACAACTTCGTATCTACCTTCTGTTGGGGGCATTGGTGGAGGTGCTACTTCTGTATCTGTTAATCAAAATTACATTTGTAAGTTAATGAAAAAAGCCAAATTATTTCTCAAGTAAGATTTTCCAACAGGGGAAAAAATAAAGCAGGATAATAAGGTTGTTGTATTATCGAGCATTCAGTAGGAATTGAACCTAGAAATTCGCTTATTATGAGTTATCTTATCCTTTTAGAATAATAATCATAATAGACAATGCTCGATTGGAACATGAAAACATGACGAAATactaaggggttgtttggtatgATAAATAAAGTAAAAGCAATCATGGATAAGAGTTTCGTCCGGATTAACTTATACCTGTCAGAAGGTGAAATAGTAATGCAGATAAGTTATTCTAGAATAAAGTAGTTGACAATCAAAGGATTAATACAATATACCAAATAATCAATAAGAAACAATATCGGATAACTAATTTTTCAGGATTAATACAACATACCGaaaaataatactcaaaaataatACTAATTTTAGCATGACTAATTTTGGTATAATTAACCTCAGCATAACTAATTTTCCAGGATAAATATAGCGTACCAAACAatcaataagaaataatatcaGAATAACTTATTTCAGTATaactaatctcagcataactaatTACGGTATAACTTGTTTTCAAACCAAACTAACCTAAGAGATAGACTATAAAGGACATCTATTATTTCAATAATgctaaaataatattaaatgaaTAAAATTGGGATATATGAATGAAGTAATTATCGTGCTTACTTTCTTGCTCATCATAAAGGGAGAGGTCAAAATTCCCAGAAGGATTGAATGCTACAGAAGCAGCAACTTGTCTCAGCTGGGATTGTTGATTTACCTGTGAAGAAGAAGtgaaagaaattgaaaaatctgaATTGGGTTTATAGGAAATCAAAGGAACAAAAGAAGGAATTGTTTGTTTGAGTGGAGAAGAAAGTGTGTGTAATGGTTTTGTGGAAGCCATGGATAAAGAAGAATGACTCATATTCTTGTGATTTTTTTGACAGTTAAAATAGTTTTTGTTATTTAGCTTATCACCTTTTTATTCTGACCTTGTGTTTAAAATTGATTATATCCATACTAGCCGAGTATTTGAAGTGTTCTTTTCAAAATGCATAATTGTGCTGGAAATATTGACTTTTCTCCTATAGATACGAAATTAGGATAATCTTTACCTGGTTTAGTTAAGTTTTTTATTTACAAAAAGTAGctggagttttttttttttatagaaaatatatacaaaattcatcaaaaactataatttatttataactttTTGTGGTATAGAATCCGGGCAAAAGCTACAATATACAACTTGTATATAATTTTTTGTTGTACAAAATCCGGTCAACACAaatacaacttatttataacttgCATACAAATATATTAGTTATTTGTATTTTGTATGACGTTTGCACACTCGTCGTACAATTTGCATATAATCTATTTATGACTTTCTCTTTGACTTTCAATTAAAATTCTAACAAACTACCTTGAATTTTTACCAAACTCCTCAAAAATTGAGATAGGACTTCGAAAGATATTCTCAATTATTTgtaacaacacccaattcaaataaaaaataactttACGAAATTCGATTTTCAAATTCAAAGTTTTGAAACTTTTTAATGACTGTCAGTGAATCTTAAGGTCATAACTAATCACATGACTTTGTTTAGTCAGATTTGTAATGCAGTTAAATAGGTTTTAAGCTCTTAAATAATGAGTTTAAGCTTTATAATTGAAACACGCAATATTTACTGGAAAGATCgatcccaatttcccttcgtaggatgtcgtgatggctcctagtctctaagactaggtaagactaacataCATGCataatataactaaaataacGATAAAACTCTCGAATACTCAACAACTATTATAAAGGAAACTTCGTAACTCAGCATAAACAAACTTCCCAAAATCTGGTGATAACAAATTACAAGCTCTACGAGTAAGTACTGATCATCCCTATAcatgaaagggaaagaaaaatgaAGTAGACTAGatagaaggtgacttcgaggcctgcggacgccgacaGGTATACTTTGAAGTCTCTGAAGCTGAGCTCGTCTCACCAGTGCCTaaactggtaggaggtacctaaatctgcacaaaaagatatacagaagcatagtatgagtacaccataacggtacctagtaagtgccaagcctaacctcagtagagtagtgacgagatcaagtcaaggccctactagaataaataaaaaaatgaacaGGTATACAACAgtgtaataataataacaatgaaaatgaaacaataagaaaatataccaagattAGCTACACTAAACTAAGGCAGATAATGCATCAAGGAAAAAAACAAGGAATGacatgccaaggaaacaaagcaaccaaacacAAGTGAAGTAACAGAAAGTATCAACGAGAATCACTACCAAGGTACCACCTCGTAATCTCATATCACAAAAAATTCACAATATTTCTTTATATCACAGCGGGAgacttgcatttagttttgaaaattattttttccgaaatagcttcatgtgttttagcctaccttatcacaccgcggGGCTTCAAGTAGTTTTCCTACTAGCAACATGCGTATCAAgctcaccttatctcaccgcatgcgtttcaaccccaatTTCGATACccccacatgcgtatcaatatcacaatgtatcacaaatagcacctcaagtgcccaatattacaactttccaaagaagtcaataataagggtgtttccacaataaatagcccatggctcaactacaatatgcacaagagtcttgacggacctattccaactttcggaatcagaatccgaccctaatatcaataaagtcaactctcaataaaacttctcaaccttccaatccttcaattttctaactttcaccaattcaagcctaaacaacctacggacctccaaatcaacatccggacacgctcctaagtccaaaattaccatacggagctattgggaccaacaaaactctattccggagttgtctacacaaaagtcaaaataTGGTCAACTCgttcaacttaagcctccaacttagggactatgtgtcccatttaaCTCTGAAATTCactcaaaaccaaaaccaaacacccccgcTAAATCAAATAGCCGTAACacaacatagaggaggcaataaataggggatcatggctaaaatactcaaaatgacccaCCAgattgttacatcctccccctcttaaaacaaacattcgtcctagAACGAGTATAcaaacatacctaaagtggtgaaaagacgaggataacggctacgccttgatctcccaagtcgcctcctcgactggttgacctctccattgaaccttcactgaagcaatgctcttcgacctcaactttctgatctacctatccaaaatggccatcgactcctcaacataagacaagtccttgtccaactggactgagctgaaatccaacacatgagctAGATCAaatgtgatacttccggagcatagaaatatggaatactggatgaactgcaacTTAGGTGGAGATGTAAGCTTGTAGGCCATCTCACCAATCATCTCGAGAATCTGAAAATGTCtgatatatctagggctcaacttgcctttcttcccaaacctcataacacccttcatgggcgaaacccggagcatgATACGCTCCCCAATCATGAATACAACATTGCGAACCTTCCGAtcaaactcttctatctagattgggctgtacgaagccgatcttgaatcaatttaaccttttccaaagcatcctgaaccaagtcagtatcGAATAGCCtcgcctcacccggctcaaaccaacctatcTGAGACCGAAACCGCCtctcatataaggcctcatacggagccatttgaatgctcgattggtagctattgttgtagtcAAACTTCGCAAGtgacaagaactgatcctaagaactCTCGAACTCCATAACACATACACGATGCGTATCCTTCAAAgtctaaatagtgtgctcggactatcCTTCCGTCTGAGGGTGTATtgttgtacttaactcaaccCATGTgaccaactcatgttgtacgaccttctagaattgcaacgtaaactatgtaccccggtcagagatgatcgataccggcacgccatgaagtcgggcaatctcgcgaatatagacctgagccagctgctctgaaaaATAAGTAGTCtccactagaatgaaatgagccgacttggtcaacctatccacaatcacccatactacATCGAACTTCTTTTGAGTCCGTGGGATCCTAACAACAAAATCTATggtaactcgctcccatttccactcgggaatcttaatcctctgaagcaacccacctagccgctgatgctcatacttcacttgctgacaatttaggcaccaagctacatactccaccatgtctttcttcattctcctccaccaatagtgctgcctcaagtcctgatatatcttggcGATACCCGGATGAATATAGTACCACGAACTGTAGgtctcctgaagaatcaactcacataaaCCATCTACTTTGGGACCACATAGCCAGCCCTGAATTCATAACaccatccccaatagtaacctccttggcatcgtcgtgctcaaccgtgtccttgaggataaggaaataggggtcgtcatactgatgttctctgatacgatcatatagatatgaccgagaaaccacataagccaaaactcgactcgactCTAAAATATCCAATCAAACAAACTAGTTGGTcgaggcctgaacatccaatgctaatggcctattCGCTTCGGGTAGATAGCCTAAACTGCCaaaactctccgcctttctactcaaggcatgaGCCACCACactggccttcccgggatgatatagaatagtgatatcatagtccttatgcaactctaaccatctctgcttccacaagttaagatccttttgtttgaatagatgCTGAAGACTCTAGTGGTCGGTATATACCTCATGAGGGACACCGTACAAAGAgtaccgccaaatcttcaaggcatgaacaatagctcctaactcaaggtcatggacatgataattcttctcatgcacctatAGCTATctagacgtgtaggcaatcaaCCTGCCATATTGCACCAACACCACACCAAGGCCAACATGCGAcgtatcacaatacacagtgtaagacacCGAACccataggcaataccaatactggggatgAAGTtaaagaagtcttgagcttttgaaagctctccttacactccaCGGTCCatctaaacggagcacccttctaggttaatctggtcataggtgcagtaatagctgagaaaccctctacaaatcgatggtaataccctaccaaaccaagaaaactctagaTCTCAGTAGTTGAAGGCGACCTGGGctaactctgcactacttcaatctttttcaaatctaccttgatcccctcactcgacagtGCATGACCCAAAATCGCCattgaatcaagccaaaattcacactttgaaaattttgcatacaccttcttttctctcaaagtctgaagcacaatccttaggtgttgctcatgatcctcccagctccgggagtacaccaagatgttgttaataaacacaatgacgaatgagttaAGATAGggatggaatacactgttcatcaagtgcatgaatgttgttagggcattggtcagcccaaatgacatcacaaggaactcgtaatgaccatatcgagtcctgaaggTAGTCTTCGAAATATCTGGATCCCGAATCTTTAGTTAATGATagcctgaccgcaaatcaatctttaagaacactctagcaccttgtggttgatcaaataggtcatcgaTGCATGGAaatagatacttgttcttcactataaacttgttcaactaccgataatcaatacacatgctcATAGGACCATCgttcacaaacaagaccggagcacctcaaggtgacacactaggccgaatgaagcccttatcaaacaGCTCTTGCAACTTGTCCTTTAACTTCTTCAACTCCACTGGGGCCATATGATATactggaatagaaatgggttgagttcctggcaataaatcaataccaaaatcgatatc is drawn from Nicotiana tabacum cultivar K326 chromosome 9, ASM71507v2, whole genome shotgun sequence and contains these coding sequences:
- the LOC107812516 gene encoding protein CHLORORESPIRATORY REDUCTION 6, chloroplastic produces the protein MSHSSLSMASTKPLHTLSSPLKQTIPSFVPLISYKPNSDFSISFTSSSQVNQQSQLRQVAASVAFNPSGNFDLSLYDEQENTEVAPPPMPPTEGRYEVVIDNDIIQRLDLSPFQNATGLSSPLSAKPKEFLERTIGFTINYKREDKYDPRELSEFPDIRLWFIRLDATYPWLPVLLDWRAGELARYAAMLVPHQMSMKMGVVFNPEALELFVMNKVFVVYSWLKQNEIPMPRLKTKDMARMLGFGIGDELFDLIDKHHIDTS